A single window of Micrococcaceae bacterium Sec5.1 DNA harbors:
- a CDS encoding helix-turn-helix transcriptional regulator — MPRITQPHDDAWSPDVEDAVATFGNRSRNEILRFLTANGPASRGDIVAAVSAGEPSVAKHLIALEQVGAIEVDVEAGRRHGRSPRYSANPARIKELLDAHLRYVLEE, encoded by the coding sequence ATGCCACGGATCACGCAGCCTCACGACGACGCCTGGTCGCCCGACGTTGAAGACGCAGTGGCGACGTTCGGGAACCGTTCCCGGAATGAGATTCTGAGATTCCTGACGGCAAATGGTCCTGCGTCCAGAGGGGACATCGTCGCAGCAGTCAGCGCCGGCGAGCCCAGCGTCGCCAAACACCTCATCGCACTTGAACAGGTCGGCGCCATTGAGGTCGACGTGGAAGCCGGACGGCGCCACGGCCGCTCTCCTCGCTACTCAGCGAATCCTGCCCGCATCAAGGAGTTACTGGACGCTCATCTTCGCTATGTCTTGGAGGAGTAG
- a CDS encoding glutamate synthase subunit beta, with protein sequence MADPRGFLKVRQRETQPRRPVPVRIMDWKEVYEAQEKGVLKSQAGRCMDCGVPFCHQGCPLGNLIPEWNDLVWRDKGEEAIERLHATNNFPEFTGRLCPAPCEASCVLGINQPAVTIKQVEVSIIDEAFDNDWVHPLPPTRLTGKTVAVVGSGPAGLAVAQQLTRVGHTVAVYERDDKIGGLLRYGIPDFKMEKEQVDRRLEQMKAEGTRFRTGVAVGTDVTWEQLRRRYDAVVIATGATVPRDLPIPGRDLEGVHFAMDYLVPSNRVVAGESPENHIDARGKHVVILGGGDTGADCIGTAHRHQAASVTTLAIGKQPPLERAGHQPWPTFPTLFEVASAHEEGGERTYLASTVEFVGENGKLTGVKVAETEFVDGKRLPKAGTERIIPADLVFLSLGFTGAEPSGITEQVSAEFDGRGNVARDGYYMTNTEGVFVAGDAGRGQSLIVWAIAEGRACAAAVDKFLMGSTILPAPVAPTDRAIAVL encoded by the coding sequence GTGGCTGATCCACGCGGATTTCTGAAAGTCCGGCAGCGCGAGACGCAGCCACGCCGTCCCGTTCCGGTCCGCATCATGGACTGGAAAGAAGTTTACGAAGCCCAGGAAAAGGGTGTCCTGAAGAGCCAGGCCGGCCGCTGCATGGACTGTGGCGTTCCGTTCTGCCATCAGGGATGCCCGCTGGGCAACCTGATTCCCGAGTGGAACGACCTCGTGTGGCGGGACAAGGGTGAGGAAGCGATTGAACGCCTCCACGCCACGAACAACTTCCCGGAGTTCACCGGCCGTCTGTGCCCGGCACCCTGCGAAGCGTCCTGCGTGCTGGGTATCAACCAGCCTGCCGTGACCATCAAGCAGGTTGAGGTTTCCATCATTGATGAAGCCTTCGACAACGACTGGGTCCATCCCCTTCCGCCGACGCGCCTCACAGGCAAGACGGTTGCCGTGGTGGGGTCCGGTCCTGCAGGCCTCGCAGTTGCACAGCAGCTGACCCGCGTCGGTCACACGGTTGCCGTGTACGAACGTGACGACAAGATCGGCGGCCTGCTCCGCTACGGCATCCCCGACTTCAAAATGGAGAAGGAACAGGTTGACCGCCGCCTGGAGCAGATGAAGGCCGAAGGCACCCGCTTCCGCACCGGCGTCGCAGTCGGTACGGACGTGACTTGGGAACAGCTGCGCCGCCGTTACGACGCCGTCGTGATTGCTACCGGGGCTACAGTTCCCCGCGATCTGCCCATTCCGGGTCGTGACCTTGAGGGTGTCCACTTCGCCATGGACTACCTGGTTCCCTCCAACCGCGTAGTGGCGGGGGAGAGCCCGGAAAATCACATCGACGCCCGTGGCAAGCATGTGGTCATCCTTGGTGGCGGCGATACCGGCGCGGACTGCATCGGTACAGCACACCGTCACCAGGCGGCTTCCGTTACGACGCTCGCGATCGGCAAGCAGCCGCCTCTTGAGCGTGCAGGGCACCAGCCGTGGCCGACGTTCCCCACACTCTTTGAGGTCGCCAGCGCCCACGAAGAAGGCGGCGAGCGTACGTACCTGGCATCCACGGTGGAGTTTGTTGGCGAGAACGGAAAGCTCACCGGGGTCAAGGTTGCCGAAACGGAGTTCGTGGATGGCAAGCGCCTGCCGAAGGCCGGAACCGAACGGATCATTCCGGCTGACCTCGTCTTCCTGAGCCTCGGCTTCACCGGTGCTGAACCGTCCGGGATCACCGAGCAGGTCAGTGCAGAATTCGACGGTCGGGGCAACGTAGCCCGCGACGGCTACTACATGACGAACACCGAGGGCGTGTTTGTTGCCGGTGACGCCGGACGTGGCCAGTCCCTGATTGTGTGGGCCATTGCCGAAGGCCGTGCATGCGCGGCGGCAGTGGACAAGTTCCTCATGGGAAGCACAATCCTTCCGGCACCGGTCGCCCCCACCGACCGGGCAATCGCGGTCTTATAG
- a CDS encoding site-specific integrase: MATESEAETLKRLLDANGQNFEIAQHAILTNQKRVPTVGEVIQEHIDLLIRPSSGTVKTYQTMLDLHVKKVIGHVPVDKLDYRLIAYWVKSMMAKGRSPKTIKNVHGLISASMNTAEMLGYITRNPCRGVQLPSVEKAEDEMMFLTHAEFGLIMDGMGERYKDFTNFLVMTGTRFGEATALTVADIDLLAKPATARINKAWKRDGQNQFYIGPTKTGAGKRTIGLNPALVELLIPLVAGRLGGDLLFTTPKGERIVHKLFWHHYWVPAVKAAQARGLRKNPRIHDLRHTHASWLIQDGVPIFTISRRLGHASTRTTEGVYGHLMPEALQAGADATERSVSAFMR, translated from the coding sequence GTGGCCACTGAATCCGAAGCAGAAACGCTCAAGCGACTGCTCGACGCCAATGGGCAGAACTTCGAAATCGCCCAGCACGCGATCCTCACTAACCAGAAGCGTGTGCCGACCGTCGGTGAGGTTATTCAGGAACACATCGACCTGCTGATCCGGCCGTCGAGCGGAACGGTGAAGACGTATCAGACCATGCTCGATCTACATGTGAAGAAGGTCATCGGCCACGTTCCTGTCGACAAGCTTGATTACCGTTTGATTGCCTACTGGGTGAAGTCAATGATGGCCAAGGGGCGGTCGCCCAAGACGATCAAGAATGTGCACGGCTTGATCTCTGCGTCGATGAACACGGCGGAGATGCTGGGGTACATCACGCGCAATCCGTGCCGGGGCGTGCAGTTGCCAAGCGTTGAGAAGGCCGAGGACGAAATGATGTTCCTCACCCATGCCGAGTTCGGGTTGATCATGGACGGCATGGGGGAGCGGTACAAGGACTTCACCAACTTCTTGGTCATGACGGGAACCCGCTTTGGTGAGGCCACGGCACTGACTGTTGCGGACATCGATTTGTTGGCCAAGCCGGCCACCGCTCGGATCAACAAGGCCTGGAAGCGCGATGGGCAGAACCAGTTCTACATCGGGCCAACGAAGACGGGTGCTGGCAAGCGGACCATCGGGCTGAATCCTGCCCTAGTGGAGCTGCTGATTCCCTTGGTGGCGGGACGGCTTGGCGGCGATCTGCTGTTTACGACGCCCAAGGGGGAACGGATTGTTCACAAGCTGTTCTGGCATCACTATTGGGTTCCGGCTGTGAAGGCCGCCCAGGCTCGTGGGCTGCGGAAGAATCCACGCATTCACGATCTACGGCACACACATGCCTCGTGGCTAATTCAGGACGGTGTACCTATCTTCACGATTTCTCGTCGACTTGGGCATGCATCGACTCGGACCACAGAGGGCGTTTATGGGCACCTGATGCCGGAAGCGCTGCAGGCTGGGGCGGATGCGACAGAGCGTTCGGTGTCGGCGTTTATGCGCTAG
- the gltB gene encoding glutamate synthase large subunit, whose protein sequence is MTHLHNPGWSENIEPQGAMSPFKRFAALPEARGLYNPDKEKDACGLAIIATLRGEPGYDIVEAALTALRNLEHRGAVGADEGTGDGAGLLMQVPDEFFRAVTEFELPAPGQYVVGTAFLPAESREAATAKAGIEALATDEGLTVLGWREVPVVADLVGAMARACMPYFSQPFFASATGEQLERNELDSRAWRIRKRAQNKYGVYFPSLSSRTIVYKGMLTTAQLEPFYPDLSDQRFKTKLAIVHSRFSTNTFPSWPLAQPFRTIAHNGEINTVKGNRNWMRARQSQLASPLLGDTPEELYPICTPGASDSASFDEVAELLWLSGRPITHSIMMMIPEAWENHATMDPARRAFYEYHSLLMEPWDGPAAVSFTDGNLVGATLDRNGLRPGRYWITEDGLIIFASEVGVIEVEPSNVVKKGRVAPGKMFLVDTEAGRIIDDAEVKAEVAAANPWAEWLKDNLIDINELPEREHVRHTAASVNIRQRTFGYTTEELKILLGPMARTGAEPLGAMGSDTPVAVLSKRPRLLFDYFVQSFAQVTNPPLDAIREELVTSLKCAIGPNGNLLDGKQVRQPQISLPFPVINNDQLAKISNIENADGDRIAMKVRGLYRPEGGEAALRARLTEICEQVSGAINRGVQYVVLSDRDSNAQWAPIPSLLLVSAVHHHLLRSANRTKTALVVEAGDVRETHHVAVLIGYGASAVNPYLAMESVEQLISNGDVEGVTPEDGVYNLIKGLGKGVLKIMSKMGISTVASYTGAQTFEALGLSQELVDEFFSGTHSQLGGVGLDVIAAEVSARHQMAYPEGGIEHPHQPLLGGGEYQWRRDGEPHLFNPETVFRLQHATRERRYDIFKAYTKGVDDQSENLMTLRGLLKFKSDVRPAVPLEEVESVSSIVKRFSTGAMSYGSISKEAHETLAIAMNRLGAKSNTGEGGEDVDRLLDPERRSAIKQIASGRFGVTSLYLTNADDIQIKMAQGAKPGEGGQLMAQKVYPWVARTRHSTPGVGLISPPPHHDIYSIEDLAQLIYDAKRANPSARVHVKLVSEVGIGTVASGVTKAKADVVLVSGHDGGTGASPLNSLKHAGVPWELGLAETQQTLMLNGLRDRVVVQVDGQLKTGRDVVIAALLGGEEFGFATAPLVVSGCIMMRVCHLDTCPVGVATQNPELRSRFNGKPEFVVNFFEFLAEEVREILAELGFRSLEEAIGHAEVLDTREAIDHWKAEGLDLDPILHGLEFDDDVPLRNMTTQNHELDKHFDQRLITMAAEALSDRMPVKITLDVINTDRSVGTMLGHVVTKTFGTDVLATDTIDITLNGTAGQSLGAFLPAGITLRMYGDSNDYVGKGLSGGRIIVRPDRTNVFQAERNVIAGNVIGYGATSGEMFLRGQVGERFLVRNSGATAVVEGIGDHGCEYMTGGQTLIIGRTGRNFGAGMSGGTAYVLDLQHERVNKDALDSGELQLLELDAEDRDIVHGLLTKHAEETESVLAGRLLENFDDTAARITKVLPRDYAAVLQTRLDAIEEGLDPDGEEVWSRILEVTGG, encoded by the coding sequence ATGACCCATCTTCATAACCCCGGTTGGTCCGAAAATATCGAACCGCAGGGTGCCATGTCTCCATTCAAGCGCTTTGCTGCGCTTCCGGAGGCCCGGGGTCTTTACAACCCGGACAAGGAGAAGGACGCCTGCGGCCTGGCAATTATTGCCACGCTCCGCGGGGAACCGGGATACGACATCGTGGAAGCGGCTCTGACTGCCCTCCGCAATCTCGAACACCGCGGCGCCGTGGGCGCCGATGAAGGTACTGGCGACGGTGCGGGCCTGCTGATGCAGGTTCCGGACGAGTTCTTCAGGGCCGTCACCGAATTCGAACTGCCCGCTCCGGGCCAGTACGTGGTGGGCACCGCCTTCCTTCCTGCTGAATCGCGCGAAGCAGCTACGGCCAAGGCCGGCATCGAAGCCCTTGCAACAGATGAGGGCCTCACTGTCCTTGGCTGGCGTGAAGTTCCGGTTGTCGCAGACCTGGTGGGTGCCATGGCACGGGCATGTATGCCGTACTTCTCGCAGCCTTTCTTTGCTTCCGCTACCGGCGAGCAGCTTGAGCGCAATGAACTTGACTCACGCGCCTGGCGAATCCGCAAGCGCGCTCAGAACAAGTACGGCGTCTACTTCCCGTCGCTGTCCTCGCGCACCATTGTGTACAAGGGCATGCTGACGACGGCCCAGTTGGAGCCGTTCTACCCGGACCTTTCGGACCAGCGCTTCAAGACGAAGCTGGCCATTGTCCACTCACGCTTTTCCACGAACACGTTCCCGTCGTGGCCTTTGGCGCAGCCGTTCCGCACCATCGCCCACAACGGCGAAATCAATACGGTCAAGGGCAACCGCAACTGGATGCGTGCACGCCAGTCACAGTTGGCCAGCCCGCTGCTGGGCGACACCCCGGAAGAGCTGTACCCGATCTGCACCCCGGGTGCCTCGGACTCTGCTTCCTTCGATGAAGTAGCCGAGCTCCTGTGGCTGTCCGGCCGGCCAATCACGCACTCGATCATGATGATGATCCCGGAGGCGTGGGAGAACCACGCCACCATGGATCCGGCCCGTCGCGCCTTCTACGAATACCATTCGCTGCTCATGGAGCCGTGGGATGGTCCTGCCGCTGTCTCCTTCACTGACGGCAACCTCGTTGGCGCAACGCTGGACCGTAATGGTCTGCGCCCGGGACGTTACTGGATCACTGAAGACGGCCTGATCATTTTCGCCTCGGAAGTGGGCGTTATCGAGGTCGAACCTTCCAACGTGGTCAAGAAGGGTCGCGTCGCACCGGGCAAGATGTTCCTGGTGGACACAGAAGCCGGGCGCATCATCGACGACGCCGAGGTCAAGGCCGAGGTCGCTGCAGCCAACCCTTGGGCCGAATGGCTCAAGGACAACCTGATCGACATCAACGAGCTCCCCGAGCGCGAGCACGTACGCCACACCGCTGCATCGGTGAACATCCGCCAGCGGACCTTCGGTTACACCACTGAGGAACTGAAGATCCTGCTGGGCCCCATGGCCCGCACGGGTGCCGAGCCCCTGGGTGCCATGGGTTCCGATACCCCGGTTGCCGTGTTGTCCAAGCGCCCGCGCTTGCTGTTCGACTACTTCGTGCAGTCCTTCGCCCAGGTCACCAACCCGCCGCTGGACGCCATCCGCGAAGAGCTGGTGACGTCACTGAAGTGCGCCATCGGACCCAACGGCAACCTCCTGGATGGCAAGCAGGTCCGCCAACCGCAGATCTCCCTGCCCTTCCCCGTGATCAACAACGATCAACTCGCCAAGATCTCGAACATCGAAAACGCCGACGGCGACCGCATCGCCATGAAGGTACGTGGCCTTTACCGTCCGGAGGGTGGGGAAGCGGCACTGCGTGCCCGCCTGACAGAGATCTGCGAGCAGGTTTCCGGCGCGATCAACCGTGGCGTGCAGTATGTTGTGCTGTCCGACCGTGACTCAAACGCGCAGTGGGCACCCATTCCCTCGCTCCTGCTGGTCAGCGCTGTCCACCACCACTTGCTCCGCAGTGCAAACCGCACCAAGACGGCACTCGTGGTTGAGGCCGGCGACGTCCGCGAGACGCACCATGTCGCCGTACTCATTGGCTATGGCGCATCGGCAGTGAACCCCTACCTCGCCATGGAATCGGTTGAACAGCTGATCTCCAACGGCGACGTTGAGGGCGTGACTCCGGAAGACGGCGTTTACAACCTCATCAAGGGCCTCGGCAAGGGTGTCCTGAAGATCATGTCCAAGATGGGCATCTCCACAGTTGCCTCCTACACCGGCGCCCAGACCTTTGAGGCACTGGGCCTGTCGCAGGAACTCGTTGACGAATTCTTCTCGGGTACGCACTCCCAACTGGGTGGCGTGGGCCTGGACGTTATTGCCGCCGAAGTTTCCGCACGGCACCAGATGGCGTACCCCGAGGGCGGAATCGAGCACCCGCACCAGCCGTTGCTCGGCGGCGGCGAGTACCAGTGGCGCCGTGACGGTGAACCACACCTCTTCAACCCGGAGACTGTGTTCCGCTTGCAGCACGCCACGCGTGAGCGTCGCTACGACATCTTCAAGGCCTACACCAAGGGCGTTGACGATCAGTCCGAGAACCTGATGACACTGCGTGGGTTGCTCAAGTTCAAGAGTGACGTCCGCCCGGCCGTGCCGCTTGAGGAAGTGGAGTCGGTCTCCAGCATCGTCAAGCGTTTCTCCACCGGCGCCATGAGCTACGGCTCGATCTCCAAGGAAGCCCACGAGACACTCGCTATCGCCATGAACCGTTTGGGCGCCAAGTCCAACACCGGTGAAGGTGGCGAGGACGTTGACCGCCTGCTGGATCCGGAGCGCCGTTCTGCCATCAAGCAGATTGCTTCCGGCCGCTTCGGTGTCACCAGCCTCTACCTGACCAACGCTGACGACATCCAAATCAAGATGGCCCAGGGTGCCAAGCCCGGCGAGGGTGGCCAGTTGATGGCCCAGAAGGTCTACCCGTGGGTAGCCCGGACGCGCCACTCTACGCCCGGCGTCGGACTCATTTCCCCGCCCCCGCACCACGACATCTACTCGATCGAAGACCTCGCGCAGCTCATCTACGATGCCAAGCGCGCCAACCCTTCGGCCCGTGTACACGTGAAGCTGGTTTCGGAAGTCGGGATCGGCACTGTGGCCTCCGGCGTGACCAAGGCGAAGGCCGACGTCGTGCTTGTTTCAGGTCACGACGGCGGTACCGGCGCCTCGCCGCTGAACTCGCTGAAGCATGCAGGTGTGCCGTGGGAACTTGGCCTGGCCGAGACCCAGCAAACGCTCATGCTCAACGGTCTCCGCGACCGCGTGGTGGTTCAGGTGGACGGCCAGCTCAAGACAGGCCGTGACGTGGTCATTGCCGCCCTGCTGGGTGGTGAAGAGTTCGGTTTCGCAACGGCTCCGCTGGTTGTCTCAGGTTGCATCATGATGCGGGTTTGCCACTTGGACACCTGTCCCGTTGGTGTTGCTACCCAGAACCCTGAACTGCGTTCGAGGTTCAACGGCAAGCCTGAGTTCGTGGTCAACTTCTTCGAGTTCCTCGCAGAAGAAGTCCGCGAAATCCTCGCAGAGCTCGGTTTCCGCAGCCTCGAAGAGGCGATCGGCCACGCCGAGGTGCTGGACACCCGCGAAGCGATCGACCACTGGAAGGCCGAAGGCCTGGACCTGGATCCGATCCTGCACGGTCTTGAGTTTGACGACGACGTGCCGCTGCGCAACATGACCACGCAGAACCACGAGCTGGACAAGCACTTCGACCAGCGGCTCATCACCATGGCCGCCGAAGCGCTCAGCGACCGGATGCCCGTCAAGATCACCCTGGACGTCATCAACACGGACCGTTCCGTGGGCACGATGCTCGGCCACGTGGTGACTAAGACGTTCGGTACCGATGTGCTGGCGACGGACACGATCGACATCACGCTCAACGGCACGGCCGGCCAGTCGCTTGGCGCCTTCCTGCCTGCGGGCATCACCCTGCGTATGTACGGTGACTCCAACGACTACGTTGGCAAGGGCCTCTCCGGTGGACGCATCATCGTCCGCCCGGACCGCACCAACGTGTTCCAGGCCGAGCGCAACGTCATTGCCGGCAACGTCATCGGTTACGGCGCAACGAGCGGTGAGATGTTCCTGCGTGGCCAGGTTGGTGAACGCTTCCTGGTGCGTAACTCGGGTGCGACCGCCGTCGTCGAAGGTATTGGCGATCACGGATGCGAGTACATGACCGGTGGCCAGACGCTGATCATTGGCCGTACCGGACGCAACTTCGGTGCCGGCATGTCCGGTGGTACTGCTTACGTGCTTGACCTGCAGCATGAGCGGGTCAACAAGGATGCACTGGACTCCGGTGAACTTCAGCTCCTTGAGCTGGACGCCGAGGACCGCGACATCGTCCACGGCCTGCTCACCAAGCACGCCGAGGAAACCGAATCCGTCCTGGCCGGCCGTCTGCTCGAGAACTTCGACGACACCGCCGCCCGCATCACCAAAGTACTGCCACGCGACTACGCCGCAGTCCTGCAAACCCGCCTCGACGCCATCGAAGAGGGCCTTGACCCCGACGGCGAAGAAGTATGGTCTCGAATCCTGGAGGTAACCGGTGGCTGA
- the pyk gene encoding pyruvate kinase, translating into MRRAKIVATFGPAISSYDNTLAVLEAGVDVARMNMSHGDYSVHDITYENVRKAAAQLHKPVAIMADLQGPKIRLGRFVDGPHELAVGDIFTITTEDVPGTKDICSTTLKSLTEDVNVGDALLIDDGKVALRAIEVDDVKVVATVTVGGKVSNNKGINLPGVAVNVPALSEKDEDDLRWALKRGVDLVALSFVRDASDIKRVHEIMDEEGRRVPVIAKIEKPQAVDQLHEIIDAFDAIMVARGDLGVELPLEEVPIVQKRAIELARRWAKPVIVATQVLESMIDNPRPTRAEASDCANAVLDGADAVMLSGETSVGQYPIETVKVMARIIESTEEHGLERVPPLGTKPKTRGGAITRAAVEIADQLDAKYICTFTQSGDSARRLSRLRPVKPVFAFTPVEHVWNQLALTWGIQPVLVPSVGHTDEMTAQVDRSLLDMKIVDEGDLVVIAAGSPPGQAGSTNSLKVHKVGDLADTSKVDASRKEPVGPWPEKKSKTRA; encoded by the coding sequence ATGAGACGCGCGAAAATTGTGGCAACTTTCGGCCCGGCAATCTCCAGCTACGACAACACTCTCGCAGTGCTGGAAGCCGGCGTTGACGTTGCCCGCATGAACATGAGCCACGGCGACTACTCCGTGCACGACATCACCTACGAGAATGTCCGCAAGGCTGCGGCGCAACTGCACAAGCCCGTGGCGATCATGGCTGACCTCCAGGGTCCCAAGATCCGCCTTGGCCGCTTTGTTGACGGCCCGCACGAGCTTGCTGTTGGCGACATCTTCACTATCACCACCGAAGACGTCCCCGGTACCAAGGACATCTGCTCCACCACGCTTAAGAGCCTCACCGAAGACGTCAACGTGGGCGATGCCCTGTTGATCGACGACGGCAAGGTTGCCCTTCGCGCCATCGAAGTTGACGACGTCAAGGTTGTCGCCACCGTTACCGTCGGTGGCAAGGTGTCCAACAACAAGGGCATCAACCTGCCCGGTGTTGCCGTGAACGTCCCCGCACTGAGCGAAAAGGACGAGGACGACCTCCGTTGGGCCCTCAAGCGTGGCGTGGACTTGGTTGCCTTGTCCTTCGTCCGCGACGCCTCTGACATCAAGCGCGTCCACGAAATCATGGACGAAGAGGGCCGCCGCGTTCCGGTGATCGCCAAGATCGAAAAGCCCCAGGCTGTGGACCAGCTCCACGAAATCATCGATGCGTTCGACGCCATCATGGTTGCCCGTGGCGACCTCGGTGTTGAGCTTCCGCTCGAAGAGGTGCCGATCGTCCAGAAGCGCGCCATTGAACTTGCACGCCGCTGGGCCAAGCCGGTCATCGTGGCAACTCAGGTCCTGGAATCCATGATCGACAACCCGCGTCCGACGCGTGCCGAGGCTTCCGACTGCGCAAACGCAGTTCTCGACGGCGCCGACGCAGTCATGCTGTCCGGCGAAACTTCGGTGGGTCAGTACCCCATCGAAACCGTCAAGGTCATGGCCCGGATCATCGAGTCCACCGAAGAACACGGCCTCGAGCGCGTCCCCCCGCTGGGTACCAAGCCCAAGACCCGTGGTGGCGCCATCACCCGTGCCGCCGTCGAAATCGCCGACCAGCTGGACGCAAAGTACATCTGTACTTTCACCCAGTCCGGTGACTCGGCACGCCGTTTGTCGCGTCTGCGTCCGGTCAAGCCGGTCTTCGCGTTCACGCCTGTTGAGCACGTGTGGAACCAGCTCGCCCTCACCTGGGGCATCCAGCCGGTGCTGGTTCCCTCCGTGGGCCACACCGACGAAATGACCGCACAGGTGGACCGTAGCCTCCTGGACATGAAGATCGTCGATGAAGGCGACCTCGTTGTCATCGCTGCCGGTTCCCCTCCCGGACAGGCCGGTTCCACGAACTCGCTGAAGGTCCACAAGGTGGGCGACCTCGCCGACACGTCCAAGGTTGATGCTTCGCGCAAGGAACCTGTGGGTCCGTGGCCGGAAAAGAAGAGCAAGACCAGGGCATAA
- a CDS encoding response regulator has protein sequence MTEQTESTPAAQLARRVVVAEDETLIRLDIIEILKGEGYDVVGEADNGEKAVQLAEELKPDLVLMDVKMPVMDGISAAEKIVKARIAPVVLLTAFSQKELVERARDAGAMAYVVKPFTPADLIPAIEIALSRHEEIKALENEVSDLQEQFATRKLVERAKSLLTTKMGLTEPEAFRWIQKTSMDRRLSMREVAETIINQVN, from the coding sequence GTGACCGAACAGACGGAGTCCACACCCGCAGCCCAACTGGCCCGACGCGTCGTCGTTGCCGAGGATGAGACCCTCATCCGCTTGGACATTATTGAGATCCTGAAGGGCGAAGGGTACGACGTCGTCGGCGAGGCAGACAACGGCGAGAAGGCCGTGCAGCTGGCCGAAGAACTGAAGCCGGACCTCGTCCTCATGGATGTGAAGATGCCTGTCATGGATGGCATCTCGGCTGCTGAGAAGATCGTCAAGGCCCGCATCGCCCCCGTAGTCCTGTTGACTGCTTTCAGTCAGAAGGAACTTGTGGAGCGTGCCCGCGACGCCGGCGCCATGGCTTACGTTGTGAAGCCGTTTACGCCCGCTGACCTCATCCCGGCCATCGAGATCGCCCTGTCCCGCCACGAGGAGATCAAGGCCCTCGAAAACGAGGTTTCCGATCTCCAGGAGCAGTTCGCTACCCGCAAGCTCGTAGAGCGCGCCAAGAGCCTCCTGACCACCAAGATGGGCCTCACCGAGCCGGAGGCCTTCCGTTGGATCCAGAAGACCTCCATGGACCGTCGCCTCAGCATGCGTGAGGTTGCTGAAACGATCATCAACCAGGTCAACTAG
- a CDS encoding alpha/beta fold hydrolase, translating into MGGKRAGTLRGIPVAGRLGMTSLVVSFRNDGDAPPSYDGRYNLGQGEWRDVEAGINYAISNGAERIVLFGWSLGAAIALQAAALSPNSSRVAGMVLDAPVFDWRTTLAANAKAAGLPRPLVHFGFTILRSKALRWVTGLAEPICLDSLDWLARASELNKPILVLHGAKDDTTPFEASRKAASLRPDLIKLVEFEAQGHSLEWNVDAEKWEQSVEDWFHSLPLAGTSPEQAAAQL; encoded by the coding sequence ATGGGCGGTAAACGGGCAGGCACTCTTCGCGGCATACCAGTCGCAGGACGTTTGGGAATGACGTCGCTGGTAGTCTCGTTCCGCAACGACGGGGACGCCCCGCCGTCGTACGATGGCCGCTACAACCTCGGCCAAGGCGAGTGGCGCGACGTCGAGGCCGGGATCAACTACGCCATTTCCAATGGCGCTGAACGCATTGTCCTTTTTGGATGGTCACTCGGCGCTGCAATCGCCCTTCAAGCAGCGGCCCTGTCGCCGAATTCCTCGCGAGTAGCCGGGATGGTTCTCGACGCGCCAGTCTTCGACTGGCGAACGACCCTGGCAGCGAACGCCAAAGCGGCCGGACTACCTCGGCCGCTTGTGCACTTTGGCTTTACTATTCTTCGATCAAAGGCCCTCCGCTGGGTGACCGGCCTTGCTGAACCGATATGTCTCGATTCCCTGGATTGGCTGGCGCGCGCATCTGAATTGAACAAACCGATCCTCGTGCTCCATGGGGCGAAGGACGACACAACACCTTTCGAAGCATCAAGGAAAGCTGCCAGCCTGAGGCCAGACCTCATCAAGTTGGTGGAGTTTGAAGCCCAGGGCCACTCTTTGGAGTGGAATGTCGACGCCGAAAAGTGGGAGCAATCAGTCGAGGACTGGTTCCACAGTCTCCCGTTGGCCGGCACTAGTCCTGAGCAAGCGGCGGCGCAGTTGTAG